From the genome of Ascaphus truei isolate aAscTru1 chromosome 15, aAscTru1.hap1, whole genome shotgun sequence:
tacatgcggtctctcccctgtgtgtgtcctcttgtgtttgttcagCCTGGATGACACacaaaatcccttcccacattccccacatacatgcggtctcacccctgtgtgtgtcctcttgtgtatgttcagactggataagtcactacatcccttcccacattccccacatacatgtggtctctcccctgtgtgtgtcctcatgtgtgtgttcaggctggatgaccgactaaatcccttcccacattccccacatatatgcggtctctcccctgtgtgtgtcctcatgtgttttttcaggctggataagtcactaaatcccttcccacattccccacatacatgcggtctctcccctgtgtgtgtcctcatgtgttttTTCAGGCTGGGTAAGTCACTacatcccttcccacattccccacatacatgcggtctctcccctgtgtgtgtcctcatgtgtgtgttcaggctggataagtcactaaatcccttcccacattccccacatacatgcggtctctcccctgtgtgtgtcctcatgtgtgtgttcaggctggatgactgactaaatcccttcccacataccCCACAtatatgcggtctctcccctgtgtgtgtcctcatgtgtgtgttcaggctggttgactgactaaatcccttcccacattccccacatacatgtggtctctcccctgtgtgtgttctctggtGTATGTGCAGGCTGtttaactgactaaatcccttcccacattccccacatacatgcggtctctcccctgtgtgtgtcctcttgtgtctgatcaggCTGGATATGTagctaaatcccttcccacatttgccgcatacatgcagtctctcccctgtttgtgtcatcttgttctggtctgataaccaagtTAGACTTTTtccactttctccaagatcttttcctgtggcagctgctattatatatcttttggaatgagaagcagttacattgtttattaattgccttgactggttaaaagatgcattttctgtcattTAGTGTAATGTTGCAAGATggttctgtcctcatcttttccatatactcatttgggtgttggaacttcagatgtttgaggaggtaatcctgactgctaaaagcaacctcacagtgttggcatgggtggattattggtgCTTGTCTTTGTACTAGAAGAGAAAAATaaagtcactgttacacaaactgtcgTACAAAAGGTCATGGaggagaggtaagttggcataatcacaaaaagttcaggatgaaagtaaactgcagatgtacattgtaaaaatgaagggtttAGCACAACACGTGCAGCATTTGGGCCGGGAGAGTAGATATAGTGGATCATGCATTTAAAgtggatcataatatttaatgatttaaaaggaaatctcacttgctgcaaaacaccaattaaagtggcagaaatcTTTTCAAATCCTTTGATAGATAGAAAGTCGATAGTTTCAGTTGTGAAGGTATAATTAAAAACTGTTTGTACAATGAAAAGAATACGTGTCTCATTAGAAGCTCACATATCAGTCACCTGATGTTACCGTACCAGGTCTCTAATAGTGTgtgtttgattatatatatatatatatatatatatatatatatacaaataaagaaaAGACTGTGCCTATCAGGTATATTTAACCACTGAGATGATTTTATGTATTGGTATAAAACAGTATGGAAATGGCTAAAAAATTAAAAGTTTGACTATACACTTGTtatgaaataaaaatgtatatatatatatagctacaaTATTGAGTTATTTGTGgacaagtaaaaatatatataaaaaatggtgTAAATTGTGGACCAATAATATAAACCAATGAATGCTAAAAACCCTAtttcaaaataaattgtgatgcaaaatatgaaaaaatatatatgaaaaaatgaaaaataaataaaaaatataaaaatgaaaaaagagtTCAAAAATAGGATATGGCAGCTCTCCGCAACAGACAGCAGAATAAAGTATTCACAGTTTAGTCCTTAATAACTGCAAATattcttcccaacgcgtttcatcacttctggtgatttcatcaggggtaCTCTTTCAGGATGATGAAATCACCAGAAgagtgatgaaacgcgttgggaagaatATTTGCAGTTATTAAGTTATTACTATACAACTGTCCAGACAACAGCTGTGTCAACTGTTTGACAGTACAAGACGCTTGCACTTGTCTAAGGACAATAGCACACTGCCGGTTTTACATCTAAACAGCGGGGTGTTTACCCACTGCCTCCCATCCGGTTCACATTGCATGTGTGGTAGACTTCCGGGTCAAAGGAGGagaggctgctgcagttcctGTACCGGTCAGAGGATTATCCTGAGAAGCTGAAACTTCACCAAAGAAGGAGCCAAGCGGAGCGGTGTATCAACGGAGCCACAACATCAcacggaggcgaatgagtatactcattacatgttTTAACTTTTTATTCGTTTGTGAGTGTAATATTGATGGACCTACTAGATTTTATTAAAAGTGTTAttttcatattgcactaggatcgggcgctttcttttcttgttgttcatatatatatctaaattatagatatatatatatatacagtgttcgacaaacctatacatttgctcgccccgggcgagtggatttaacatcgtggcgaactcctattggcccaagcagcacacgtttggtactaggtggcgagtagatttttttgtgcggcgagtagatttttttggtgatttgttgaccactatatatatatatatatatatatatatatatatatatatatatatatatatatatatatatatatatatatatatatatatatatatatatatatatatatatatatatatatatatatatatatatatatatatatatatacacacacatatatatatacacacacatatatatatatatacacatatatatatatatatatatatatatatacacacatacatatatatatatatatatatatatatatacatatacacatacatatatatatatatacacatacatatatatatatatatatatatatatatacacatacatatatatatatatatatatacacacatacatatatatatatatatatatatatatatatacacacatacatatatatatatatatatatatacacatacatacatatatatatatatatatatatatacacatacatatatatatatatatacacatacatatatatatatatatacacatacatatacacatacatatatatatatatatatatatatatatatacacatacatatatatatatatacacatacatatatatatatatatacacatacatatatatacacatacatatatatatatatatacacacacacatatatatatatatatatatacacacacatatatatatatatatatatatatacacacacatatatatatatacacacacacacatatatatatatatacacacacatatatatatatatatatatacacacacatatatatatatatatatatatatatatatacacacacatatatatatatatatatatatacacacacacatatatatatatatatatacacacacacatatatatatatatatatatatacacacacacatacatatatatacatatatatatatatatatatatatatatatatatatatatatatatatatatatatatatacacacacacacacacatatacacacacacacatatatacacacacacacacacacacacacattatatatatatatatatatatatatatatatatatatatatatatatacacacacacacacacatatatatatatacacacacacacatatatatatatatatatatatatatatatatatatatatatatatatatatatatatatatatatatatatatatatatatatacacacacacacacacacacacatatatatatatatatatatatacacacacacacacacacacacacacacacacacacacacacacacacacacacacacacatatatatatatatatatatatatatatatatacacacacacacacacatatacacacacacacatatacacacacacacatatatacacacacacacacacacacacatatatacacacacacacacacacatatatacacacacacacacacacacatatatacacacacacacacacacacatatatatacacacacacatatatatatacacacacacacacacatatatatatacacacacacacacacacatatatatacacacacacacatatatatacacacacacacatatacacacacacacacacatatacacacacacacacacatatacacacacacacacacatatacacacacacacacacacacatatacacacacacacacacacatatatatacacacacacacacacacacatatacacacacacatacacacacacacacatatatacacacacacacacacatatatacacacacacacacacatatatatacacacacacacacatatatatacacacacacacacatatatatacacacacacacatatatatacacacacacacacacacatatatatacacacacacacacacacatatatatacacacacacacacacacatatatatacacacacacacacatatatatacacacacacacacacacatatatatacacacacacacacacacacatatatatacacacacacacacacacacatacatatacacacacacacacacacatatacacacacacacacacacatatatatacacacacacacacacacacacatatatatacacacacacacacacacacacatatatatacacacacacacacacacacacacacacacacacacacacacacacatacacacacacacacacacacacacacatacacacacacacacatacacacacacacacatacacacacacacacacacacatatacacacacacacatatacacacacacacatatacacacacacacatatacacacacacacacacacatatacacacacacacatacacacacacacatatacacacacacacatatacacacacacacatatacacacacacacatatacacacacacacacatacacacacacacacatacacacacacacatatacacacacacacatatacacacacacacatatacacacacacacatatacacacacacacatatacacacacacacacacatatacacacacacacacacatatacacacacacacatatacacacacacacatatacacacacacacatatacacacacacacatatacacacacacacatatacacacacacacatatacacacacacacatatacacacacacacatatacacacacacacatatacacacacacacatatacacacacacacatatacacacacacacatatacacacacacacatatacacacacacacatatacacacacacacatatacacacacacacatatacacacacacacatatacacacacacacatatacacacacacacatatacacacacacacatatacacacacacacatatacacacacacacatatacacacacacacatatacacacacacacatatacacacacacacatacacacacacacacatacacacacacacacatacacacacacacacatacacacacacacacatacacacacacacacatatacacacacacacatatacacacacacacatatacacacacacacatatacacatatatatatatacacatacacatatatacacatatatacacatatatacacatatatacacatatatacacatatatacacatatatacacatatatacacatatatatatatatatatatatatacacacacacacatatacacagtgtccgacaaatcacccaaaaatctactcgctgaaccaaaaaatctactcgccacctagtcccacccccaaccctagtcccgaacccaaccccgctttaaaataaaatatataaataaaatacatttaataaattcctagtcagaacaacattcgtttttgacataaatttatttattgtattacattatactacaattagtccttgttacgtgtgtgtgtgtgtgtgtgtgtaaatggcgatctagaaataaaagccaggtgtgaatgactagtttcctgtaccacttaaccagtgtctggacgtccccgcttcacaatatctaaagcagcaatcccgcctgggatcttacctgatccgcagtccctcaatgtccaggtacctcattcccgcaatgttatacattggaggggatgtgttccctacctctcttctgggttaggaggggttccgatgtcttccatgtgaagcttgagtcaaatCTGGAAAAAAGcaatataggttattttggtgtagtatagggcagttaacatatgtagggtaaataagagagacagagacacagacagagacacagacagagacacagacagagacacagacagagacacagacagagacacagacagagacacagacagagacacagacagagacacagacagagacacagacagagacacagacagagacacagacagagacacagacagagacacagacagagacacagacagacagacagacagagacacagacagacagacagacagagacacagacagacagacagacagagacacagacagacacagacagagacacagacagagacacagacagacagacagacagacagagacacagacagacacagacagacacagacagacagagacacagacagacacagacagacacagacagacacagacagacagagacacagacagacacagacagacacagacagacacagacagagacacagacagacacagaaagagacacagacagacagacagacagagacacagacagagacacagacagacacagacagacacagacagacacagacagacacagacagacacagacagacacagacagacacagacagacacagacagacacagacagacacagacagacagacagacacagacagacagagacagacacagacagacacagacagacagagacagacacagacagacacacacagacacagacagagacacagacacagacagagacacagacacagacacagacagagacacagacagagacacagacagagacacagacagagacacagacagagacacagacagagacacagacagagacacagacagagacacagacagagacacagacagagacacagacagacacagacagagacacagacagacagacagacagagacacagacagacagacagagacacagacagacagacagacagacagacacagacagacacagacagacacagacagagacacagacagagacacagacagagacacagacagagacacagacagagacacagacagagacacagacagagacacagacagagacacagacagagacacagacagacagacagagacacagacagacagacagagacacagacagacagacagagacacagacagacagacagagacacagacagacagacagagacacagacagacagacagagacacagacagacacagacacagacagacacagacagagacacagacagacacagacagacacagacagacacagacagacacagacagacacagacagacacagacagacacagacacagacacagacacagacagagacacagacagacacagacagagacacagacagagacacagacagacacagacagacagagacacagacagacacagacagacacagacagacagagacacagacagacagagacacagacagacacagaaagagacacagacagacagacagacagagacacagacagacagacagacagagacacagacagacacagacagacacagacagacacagacacagacagacacagacagacacagacagacacagacagacacagacagacacagacagacacagacagacacagacagacacagacagacacagacagacagacagacacagacagacagacagacacagacagacagagacagacacagacagacacagacagagacacagacagagacacagacacagacagagacacagacacagacagagacacagacagagacacaggcagagacacagacagagacacagacagagacacagacagagacacagacagacagacagacagagacacagacagacagacagagacacaaacagacagacagacagacagacagacagacacagacagagacacagacagagacacagacagagacacagacagagacacagacagagacacagacagacacagacagagacacagacagagacacagacagagacacagacagagacacagacagagacacagacagagacacagacagagacacagacagagacacagacagagacacagacagagacacagacagagacacagacagagacacagacagagacacagacagagacacagacagacagacagagacacagacagacagacagagacacagacagacagacagagacacagacagacagacagagacacagacagacagacagagacacagacagacagacagagacacagacagacacagacagacacagacacagacagacacagacagagacacagacagacacagacagacacagacagacacagacagacacagacagacacaga
Proteins encoded in this window:
- the LOC142466911 gene encoding uncharacterized protein LOC142466911 → MTENASFNQSRQLINNVTASHSKRYIIAAATGKDLGESGKSLTWLSDQNKMTQTGERLHVCGKCGKGFSYISSLIRHKRTHTGERPHVCGECGKGFSQLNSLHIHQRTHTGERPHVCGECGKGFSQSTSLNTHMRTHTGERPHICGVCGKGFSQSSSLNTHMRTHTGERPHVCGECGKGFSDLSSLNTHMRTHTGERPHVCGECGKGCSDLPSLKKHMRTHTGERPHVCGECGKGFSDLSSLKKHMRTHTGERPHICGECGKGFSRSSSLNTHMRTHTGERPHVCGECGKGCSDLSSLNIHKRTHTGVRPHVCGECGKGFCVSSRLNKHKRTHTGERPHVCGECGKGFRDVSSLNTHMRTHTGEKPHVCGECGKGFSESSNLNIHKRTHTGERPHICGECGKGFSRLYSLHIHQSTHTGEKPHVCGECGKGFSDLSSLKKHMRTHTGERPHICGECGKGFSRSSSLNTHMRTHTGERPHVCGECGKGCSDLSSLNIHKRTHTGERPYVCGECGKGFSQLSNLNIHKRTHRGERLYVCGECGKGFSDLSHLNTHRRETVCMLGMWKGV